The Methanolobus sp. WCC4 genome includes the window ATTGTTATGGTCTATAATTCAATACAACAAATTATATAGTAATAATGCAGTGGTTTTTAGTGCTATGGTCTGATTGTGGGATTTTTTGTGCAGGAAAGTGAGTTGATCATTTGGATACAAATAAAGCAACGAACAGGGATCTGGTCATCGGAATTATTGGTGGCTTATTTGTACTTTATATGGCACACAATTTTGACCTTTTCGAGTATGTGGTTTCCTATGTCACTTCACATGAGTCATGGGAAGCCGATGAGCTCTTCATCCTGTCTGTCTACCTGACTGTAGCATTGTCGGTCTTTTCTTTCAGGCGGTGGAAAGAGGCGCTGGAAGAGATTGACAAAAGAAAAGCACTTGAAAAAGATCTTATTATAGCAAAGAATGAAGCAGATACTGCCAATCGTACAAAGGGAAAATTCCTTGCGGATATGAGTCATGAGTTGCGGACTCCCCTCAATTCTATTATAGGCTTCTCAGAGATGCTTCTTGATGAAGCATTCGGGACCCTTGATAAAAGGCAGAACCGTTACGTGAACAATATTCATAAAAGTGGTAACCATCTATTGAATCTGATCAACCAGTTGCTTGATCTCTCAAAGATAGAATCCGGGAAAGTAGAACTGCATCTCGAGGAATTTGAGATCGACATTCTTTTTGAAGAGATAAATGAAGTGCTTGACCCTCTTGCTAAAAGGAAATACATTGACCTGACATATGTTTCAGATCCCCAGATCCGTGTAGTGAACATGGATAAGATAAAGATGAAACAAATACTTTTTAACTTAGCCAGTAATGCGCTCAAATTCACTCCTGAAGATGGATCTGTAGATATCGGGGTGCAAAAGAAAGGAGATCTCATGCAGATATGCATAACTGATTCAGGTCCGGGTATCGATGAACAGGGTCTCAAGAAGATATTTGAGCCCTTTGAACAGCTGGGGACGAACGAAGGATCAGAGTACAAAGGAACAGGGTTAGGACTGGCCATCGTGCGTGAACTGGTTGAAATGCAGAAAGGACATGTGTGGGCTGAAAGTGAACCGGGAAAAGGTACCAGTTTCTTTCTGGAATTGCCTATGAACATTTCTATAGATGGCTAGATATTTTTAATATCTTTTTCATACAGCTTCATATATGCTTCTTATACGTTTTTGATTTCCAGTCTCTTCCTATAATATTTAAAAATATGATAGAGTTATTTTAAATATTATTGAAGCGTGAAACTATTTGTGGGTGTCGGGTTACTGACACAGGGGACTTGTGGAAGATTTCCACATTGGGAAAGGCACCTGCAGATAGTTCATTCTATTTGCAGGTGTTACAATATCATATGCCTGTTACAATTTACAGATGTGTCATCAACAGGAACGCGGCTTCTGCGAAGATCCCTGAAAATACAGGGATCGCAAGATTGTCGTCTATACTGATAAATGTCGTTTCAACATAGGTGGCTACAAATGCCATAAGAATGGCTACAAGCGGATCACCAAGTAAAAGAACGGCTATTATCAGGTCCACTGTGAACTCGGCTATGCAGCCTTCCAGACTTTTTCCATTGCCAAATATCCTTATTCTCCCAAACCTTTTTCCGATGAGTGCAGCACTCATGTCACCAAAGGTTGTCATAAGGATGGCTGCAAAGGCAATATCCCTGCTGAATACCGAGACCGCCACAAGGGCACCAAGGGTGAAATAAACGTGCGAACCCAGACCCATTTGCTCTTTTTGACGCAAGAGTATATTGAATACTGGAAGCTTGATACCTCTGTCAAGTCGGAAATGCTCGATGGTGAGTATGAGTACAAGGTAGACTATCAATAAGGTCTGTGTTTCCTGCTTCCCAAAAAATACATAGACAAGTATTATGAGTATCGATGTCAGGTGGATACCTTTTCTCATCAGTTCATTAGCAAAGGAAATAGAAGCCATTGACCACTTATTCTATCTATTTGTATATAAAGGCCCACTTTCATAGTAAAAATAAGATGGATGTCACTCTTGCCAATATCAGATTCTATAGTCTTACATACAAATGCAGCAAGTTAAAAAAGAAAAAGTAATTACCGGCTACTATAAGTTGCCGGGATCTTATTCCATTGCTATAGCTTCTACCGGACAAACATCTACACAGTCACCGCAGTCTACGCATTCGTCTGCATTAACGGCTGCTTTTTCTCCATTCATGGAAATTGCTTCTACCGGGCAGGAATCTACACACAGTTCGCATCCTGTACATGTATCTTTATCAACAACAGCTGGCATTTTATTTTACTCCCTATTCATCTTTTTAAATGTAAACACAACCTTCTCTGGGATTATGAGATAAATACTTATCGTGACGTTGGAGAATTTACCTTTGAACAGGGTGAAAGATGTAATAGCTAGCACTATGATCAGAATGGCAGATATAATATAGGGATACGCACAAAATATCTCCATTTAATTTGATCGGATATCGGGATGGTAATCTATGGCATGGAAGAAAGCTTCTGAAGAACTGACACACCTGCTGGAAGAATATATGCCGGGTTTTGATGTGGAGTTCAGGAAAATGTTTGGAAGCCCTGTTTATTTTGTACGGGGGAATATGTTCGCAGGTGTCCACCAGGACAACATCATGCTTCGTCTGAAACCTGATGACCAGGAGATCCTTTTTGCCGAGCATGATGAAGCTGCACCTTTTGAACCAATGGGAAGACGGATGAAAGAATATGTTCTCCTCCCGCCCTCGGTATCTGATAATGATGAACAGATGCGGAAATGGCTTGACATATCCTATGATTATGTCAGTTCACTTCCGCTGAAAGAAAAAAAGGAAAAGAAAGAAAAGAAGAAGCCATGAAATGATCATCTCTTCAGTATCTGATCGGCCTGGTATCAGTGTTTCAGGGGTAAGGACACTGTAAAGGTGCTACCTTTGCCAACCTCACTTTCAACTGATATTGTTCCGTTATGCATCTCTGTAAGTTTTCTCACAAGAGACAGTCCAAGTCCGGTTCCATCATATTTTCTGCTGAGGGCGGAGTCCAGTTGTTTGAAAGGCTCGAATAGTTTTTCCTGGTCTTCCGGCGAGATGCCTATTCCGGTATCATTGACACAAATATCTATCATATTCTCTCTTTGGGAAGAGTATATGGAGATATTTCCTTCGGCAGGTGTGAATTTGATAGAGTTTCCAACGAGGTTCAGGAATATCTGCCTGAGTTTCTTCCTGTCTGCCATAATGAAAGTTTCCTCTGTATTTGAAACATCAAGTGTCAGGTTGTTCCGGGATACCAATGGACCAAGGGTCAATACAACATCATCTATAATGTCCTTCACAGATAACTCTTCTAAGTTGAGTTCCATTTCACCTGCTTCTATCTTTGACAGGTCGAGGATATCATTTATTATTGCAAGCAAGTGTTTTCCACTATTTGATATATTACTGGCATAATGGTCTTGTTTCTCATTGAGCTCTCCTGCAACACCGTCTATCAGCATCTCAGAAAAACCTATAATGGAATTAAGCGGAGTACGTAGCTCATGGCTCATTATTGCCAGGAACTCGCTTTTTGCGCGGTTCAGGGATTCCGCATGCATCCTTGCTTCAAATTCCCTGTTCTTCTCCTCGATCTCCCACAATGCCCTTTTGTGAAGAAGGCAGGCTTCTATTGAGAACGCGAATTTAGATATCACCTTGCTCAACTGGCTGGCTATGGTATCAAGGTCTTTTACCTCATTCATCCAGTAGAGTTTCAACACTCCGAAATCCTTCAGAGGGAACAGGATACAGGATCCTCTTGTGAACTTTTCCTCTACAATATAGTCTTTGAGATCATCATTCCGTGAATCTATTATCAGTACGTTCTCACGCGAAACGGACGATATGATCGGATGGGAATGTGGAAGTCTCTTTTGAGTACTATAATACTCAGGATGTGCATATACAAGGCTTGCAGTATCTTTGTCCTGAAAGTCCAGATATTCGTCCTTAATCCAAACAGACACATAATTGACCCTTTTCCTTGACATAAGCTTTTTCAGGAAAATGTCGCAGTTCTCCTGTATATCAAATGAATTCCCTATGGACAGTGATAGTTCATAGAGCAGGGCCACTTCATTGAAGATGTCCGTGTACTGTATCTGTTCATTCATGGAATATCCCGATAACAACTGTTTTATTGAAGAATTCGACTGTGTCCTTGCCCATAGAAGCTATTTCTCCAACTGACAGAACACCTTCCGGTATTATCTGTATATCTCTGTTCTCTAATCTATTTTTGATCACTTGAAGTTCATCTTCAAAACCTTCCTGAAGGAATATGGACCTTGAGACGCAATCTATGATGAAACAACCTTCAATATCCTCTCTCTCTTCAACAAAACAGTCATCAATAGCTGTTTTTGCAGACCGGAGAAGTGAGGTTTTATCACTGGTCAATATATTCAGGACCGCATTTTCCGGAATACCGCCCGCACATACTAATTCTCCTTCTTCGGTAATTTCCATTACATCCCGAACGAGATCTTCGTGACCTTCCATGTATATGCCTAATGGATAATGCTTTAAGACCTCAAAATGGTCGTTCTCATCTATTGTTTTTCCTGTAAAGGCTTCAATTGTTTCTTTGTAAACCTCAAAAGCATTTTTCCAGTTAAGCTCTTTGATGACCTTTTCATCACATTTTGTTACAACAAGGGGGCCTGCTGCTTTTTTCCATCCATGGCGTACTCCAAGCCTGCATTCCATATCAATGAAGGAGATAATGGCTGCATCTTCAAAGATCCCCTGAGGGGTGAACATGGGTCCTGTTGACCCTCCTTCCAGGGATCCGGCACCGCACCCCAGGTACTCTATCGAATCAGCGAACATGTTAAAGAGAGAAGAAAGGAATTCAGGGATTTTCGAGGCCGTATAATCCACTATTATAAATGTGGTCAGCTTCTTACCATCAAGTGTCCTGAAAGAGTATGCAAGTTCTTCAAATTCAGCCGGTAATCTGCTGATATCCTTTATCAGAAATGGCTTTTCAATGATGGGAAGTGTGTTTATTATCGCTCCTGAGTGATGTCTTTCGGAACCGTGTATGATCCCCGGGAAAACAGCCCCAAAGAAATCTATTTTCCTTTTATTCAACTCGCTGATCAGAAGTGGTATGTCAGGCAGTTCCTGTTCGGCAAAAAGGATAATGACTGTTTCATTTTTCTGAACTTCAAGCCTCTCAATGGCATCGACAATATCTGGTACATTTGGAGTGGATATGTACATAAGTTTCTCCATGATCATTATCTGATTTGTTATTCTGATAGGTATCAACAATGATATTCAAGATCGGTCTGGAATGGTTAATGGTATATATTTGATTATAATTCAATTTTATATATAATATTGCATTATTAATAGTTGAAAATTGAACGCAACGATGAAACCTGCCTGTTGTTCTATAATATCATTCATAAGTTGACCGTAGTGTTACCAAGTTGCACAAGATAATTATATAATTGAATTATATATTCTAGTGTGTTACGACCTAAAGAAAGAACAAAGGCCAACATATACGGTATCAAAGGGATGCACAATGTACATTCCTGGCAGGGACTTGCCATACATTTCAAGAACAGTTCCCGTGTGGTGAAATGTGAGGGTTACCAGGATTGCAGCTCTGAGAAGAGATCACGTGCATGCTACTATTCTGTAAAACGACCTGATGCCATCTATATGCTCCAGTCCGAGTTCAATGTCAGTATCACTATTGCTGAAAAACTGATAGATACTCTGGTTGATATGGGTGTCACAAAGGCTCTTCGCTGCCGAAGGGCAGATTCCTCTGGTTTCTTTGATGAGGGTGCCCGCATGCTGGCGTTCGAAGAGGACCTTTGAGGGCCAATCAAAACTTTATTAAGCCAACAGAATAATCCTGCACCCATGTTTACGATAATCACAGGTGCGCAGTTTGGCGATGAAGGCAAAGGCAAGATAGTTGACCTCATGTCCGGTGAATATGATCTGGTAGTTCGTTTCCAGGGTGGGAACAATGCAGGACACACCGTAAAGGTAGGTGAGGACGTATACAAGCTCCACCTTATCCCTTCAGGTTTTCTTTTAGATTCAAGGGTACTGATAGGTCCGGGTACCGTTGTAGATCCGGGAGTACTGGCAGAAGAGATCGATATGCTGGCTGAGGGTGGTATCGAGCTTGATGCAAAGAGGGTTGGTGTCGATGCCAAGGCCAGTGTAATAATGCCATATCACATTGAACTGGATGGTCTGAGAGAGGCCAAGAGGACCGAGAAGATCGGTACGACAAAGCGTGGTATCGGATTCGCATATATCGATAAGGTTGCCAGGGATGAGATCCGCATGGCAGACATCACTGACAGGGAAAGGTTCCTGAAGAGACTTGAAGAGCTTGCACCTTCAAAGGAAGCGGCAATAAAGGAGCTTGGCGGCGACCCATCTATCGTCATGGATGAAGCACTGATAGACAAATATGTGAAGTTCGGTGAACGCTTTGCATCT containing:
- a CDS encoding diacylglycerol/polyprenol kinase family protein yields the protein MASISFANELMRKGIHLTSILIILVYVFFGKQETQTLLIVYLVLILTIEHFRLDRGIKLPVFNILLRQKEQMGLGSHVYFTLGALVAVSVFSRDIAFAAILMTTFGDMSAALIGKRFGRIRIFGNGKSLEGCIAEFTVDLIIAVLLLGDPLVAILMAFVATYVETTFISIDDNLAIPVFSGIFAEAAFLLMTHL
- a CDS encoding HAMP domain-containing sensor histidine kinase, which translates into the protein MDTNKATNRDLVIGIIGGLFVLYMAHNFDLFEYVVSYVTSHESWEADELFILSVYLTVALSVFSFRRWKEALEEIDKRKALEKDLIIAKNEADTANRTKGKFLADMSHELRTPLNSIIGFSEMLLDEAFGTLDKRQNRYVNNIHKSGNHLLNLINQLLDLSKIESGKVELHLEEFEIDILFEEINEVLDPLAKRKYIDLTYVSDPQIRVVNMDKIKMKQILFNLASNALKFTPEDGSVDIGVQKKGDLMQICITDSGPGIDEQGLKKIFEPFEQLGTNEGSEYKGTGLGLAIVRELVEMQKGHVWAESEPGKGTSFFLELPMNISIDG
- a CDS encoding TfoX/Sxy family protein, with amino-acid sequence MAWKKASEELTHLLEEYMPGFDVEFRKMFGSPVYFVRGNMFAGVHQDNIMLRLKPDDQEILFAEHDEAAPFEPMGRRMKEYVLLPPSVSDNDEQMRKWLDISYDYVSSLPLKEKKEKKEKKKP
- a CDS encoding HAMP domain-containing sensor histidine kinase, with translation MNEQIQYTDIFNEVALLYELSLSIGNSFDIQENCDIFLKKLMSRKRVNYVSVWIKDEYLDFQDKDTASLVYAHPEYYSTQKRLPHSHPIISSVSRENVLIIDSRNDDLKDYIVEEKFTRGSCILFPLKDFGVLKLYWMNEVKDLDTIASQLSKVISKFAFSIEACLLHKRALWEIEEKNREFEARMHAESLNRAKSEFLAIMSHELRTPLNSIIGFSEMLIDGVAGELNEKQDHYASNISNSGKHLLAIINDILDLSKIEAGEMELNLEELSVKDIIDDVVLTLGPLVSRNNLTLDVSNTEETFIMADRKKLRQIFLNLVGNSIKFTPAEGNISIYSSQRENMIDICVNDTGIGISPEDQEKLFEPFKQLDSALSRKYDGTGLGLSLVRKLTEMHNGTISVESEVGKGSTFTVSLPLKH
- a CDS encoding FIST C-terminal domain-containing protein — its product is MIMEKLMYISTPNVPDIVDAIERLEVQKNETVIILFAEQELPDIPLLISELNKRKIDFFGAVFPGIIHGSERHHSGAIINTLPIIEKPFLIKDISRLPAEFEELAYSFRTLDGKKLTTFIIVDYTASKIPEFLSSLFNMFADSIEYLGCGAGSLEGGSTGPMFTPQGIFEDAAIISFIDMECRLGVRHGWKKAAGPLVVTKCDEKVIKELNWKNAFEVYKETIEAFTGKTIDENDHFEVLKHYPLGIYMEGHEDLVRDVMEITEEGELVCAGGIPENAVLNILTSDKTSLLRSAKTAIDDCFVEEREDIEGCFIIDCVSRSIFLQEGFEDELQVIKNRLENRDIQIIPEGVLSVGEIASMGKDTVEFFNKTVVIGIFHE
- a CDS encoding 4Fe-4S binding protein, which gives rise to MPAVVDKDTCTGCELCVDSCPVEAISMNGEKAAVNADECVDCGDCVDVCPVEAIAME